CAATCTCACTACCCACATGGATATACCCTTTGTGCAACTCAAGTATAGACGCTGCAATGCTAAGACCAAGCCCTGTGCCGCCCATATCTGCCGCAGAATCTTTTCCGACCCTGACAAACCTCTCAAATATCCTTTCTGCCTCTTTTTTTTCAATACCTATCCCTGTATCTGTTACTGAGATTTCAAGAAGGTTTCTTTCTCCCAATTTTCTTACGCCGCATACACTTACTGCAATTCTGCCGCCTTCAT
This genomic interval from Deltaproteobacteria bacterium contains the following:
- a CDS encoding PAS domain-containing sensor histidine kinase, whose protein sequence is EGGRIAVSVCGVRKLGERNLLEISVTDTGIGIEKKEAERIFERFVRVGKDSAADMGGTGLGLSIAASILELHKGYIHVGSEIGKGSVFTVGLPILEDVRCEM